The genomic interval ctcttttttggTCTTTCcttatttcttaaacctttCACTTTCATATTGGGCTCTTTTAGTAACAAGACCTTCCTCTCTTCTCATGATATGTCCGTACCAACCCAGCTTATTACCATtcatcttttcatttattggcACTACTTTCATACTTCCTCTTATGCACTTGTTACGTATTTTATCCATTCTTTTCACTCCACACATCTCCTCTATCTTAACATTCCCATCACACTTGCATGCAGTTTCCTTTCATCCTTCTCTTTCGTTGCCCAACATtctaaacaaagaaaaaatcttattttttttattattacataatgattttgctttgaaaatttgtacttaaattatgtatatttaaccTAGTCCCTGGTGCGATATTGTGACATTTTGCGAAAACGACCTTTTGCGTAtcacaaatatgtattttaaaatattatagaaggcatgacatacattacatttctgtaatttacttaatttgtaGGTAGTTAACTTTTGTTCCTTTTGAATATCGTTACCATGCTACTGTCAAGTGGTAATTAAAAACTTGTCTAAAATGTATCCGCTTGTTTCAGGGTTGATGTTTAAACACAGtaaagtgttattttttttatatgttgtttcattaaaaaaaaaacagtgtgaATGTAGTATCTTTATTAACATTGATAACTTCATTACATATTAGTTAtcatattacattttaaataaagacataATTCTATTCAATATGCAGGCATTTTTGCTTAGATTtccctaataaaataaaattcagataCCATTTGGAGGGCGATTCTAAATTACCATTCGAATTGAACACCGGACATTAAAGTCACACAACAACTTATTGATGTTGAACCAAAAAGCTTCACATACCACAGATTATACAATGCCACTGTCCACTTTCTGAAAGGTTTATTTACACATCTATTCATTAATTATGATATGGATTAATTTTCCATAAATATAGTACGAGAATATAACACAATAACTTATACATTGCCTACCAAAaggtaatatacatataactcttttttttttatatttcaccaCACAGTGGTTGTAGGttttatgtagatattatCTGAAATTTGGCTGTGTGGGACATGTACAAAATTCCATGATATacataatatgattttaaaaaaattgtagacaCTTATGTTCTAATTAAGAAGTTAAAATTAGGTTTGTTCACAAACAcacttattaaaacaaaatcttatCTTAAGGTCTGAAGCATGGCTAAATGCCTAAAATTATACAAGTAACATATAAGCCAATTGTAAAAAGCAATGGTGCCACAGTAAAACTTAACTAACACTATTCCTTTTCTTCCTCATCATCATCCCAGTCGCTGACTAaactcttaattttatcatcttTTTTCGTAACTGCAGTTGCATCCTGTTCTAGCTCTTCTACATTTTCTGCAACATGACATGGCATGTCGATTAAGTTTGTTTCTGCATCAGTTTCAATCACATCTCCATTCTCTGCTTGCGCAATAATTACTTCAGTATTTGCCATTTCAGTAACTCcttcaataacattttcagaCTCATTATTTTCATCCTGAGAATCATTGTCTTCCCAGTCATTCAATAGAGAAGACAATTTTTCAGGCACTGGTGGTTCTTGTGGTATTATTGTTGCATCAGCATCTTTCAATTCTGATGATGCACTGTCGTTTAAAGTTGAATCCATACTTTCGTCTGCTTGAGTCAAAGATTTATCAACTTCTTgttgaatattttcaattgaCTCTTCAATTTCTTTGGGCTCTGCTTCCAAAGTGATTTTCTGTGTAATTGATGTTGGAGtttctttcaaaactgttgaatCTTCAGGAACCTCATATTCATCATCAGACCATTCAGAAGTCAAACTTTGTATTTGCTCTTTAGTAACTTTTATGACTACAGGTTTAAGATTAGTAGTATTACCAGTATATGTTTGTGCAATGTCATCTTTTGATATAGTAACTGTTTCCTCAGAATCACAAACACTAGTTGTAATACCATCCGGTTGTGTTTCTACCATTTGCTCATCAGATTCATCACAATTATTCCCAACAGGTTTATCATGTGCCTCTGGATTTTCAATAAGCTCTTGAGCTTCACTGAGTTCCTCTTGACTTGCAATATTGGTTTGTGGCATTGATGGTTCAGACTGTACTTGTATGAGATTATTTTCGGATATGGGAGTGATACCAATTTCATCCTTAGCTATGATAAATTCAGTAGATACAACTTCTTTGTTAGGTGTCATGGAACAAGGATCATCTGTATCCATGGGTGTTATAGCGAAACCTGCTACAGATTCACTATTCTCGGTAACTGATTGGTCTGGAGCATCTTGGTTTAGTTCCTCTACATTTATGTTTGATTGAAGAACAACACTCTCATGTACTTTGGGTTCGGTTGGCGTTTCTTTATGTACAGTATTTATCTCTACTTCTGGTAGTTGTTCGAGACTTTCACTCGCGTCTTTATTTGTTGACATGGATTCTAGTTTTACATTTGATGTAACATCTAAATGCTGGTTCTCCATATTTGGTTGTTCATCATTTTGCCAAGTCTCATGTATTTCGgcatttattacatttgcaCTCATTACTGGGGTCGAAGTAGTCACAGTTTCAAAATTTTGTGTAATCATTGCTGATGATTGTATGAATTGTGCCCCAATATCTTGAgatgttattatttgatattgcTTGTTAGGATCGCTAATTTGACCAACCGCATGGCTATAGACCACTACAATGTTATTATCTGTAGGTACTGCTTCTGAAACATTCAATGGATAATCATCCTGAATAATCATCATATCATTAGATTGAGTACTCTCTAAGTCAATGGCAGAGGTATCTAATGTTGTATTTTGAGAGTCAGTCATCATAGTCagtgttttatttgtatcatcatcatcaaataTAATAGAGTGATTAGAAGACATCAGAGCTTTATATTCTTCTTCATTTGACACTACTATTTGAATAGgttgatttgaatttgattttttaacaatcatttttatttgttgtgcATTTTCTGTACTCTGAATATTAGCAAATTCCATAGATGTTGAAGGTGTGATTGAATCATATGACTGTTCTTGATCGATCATATCAGGGATAACGAATTCATTTCGAGTTTTCCTAGGAATTAGCTCATTATCTCTCATTACATATTCAACATTATCTATCTCTatcacattttcattatttatgacAGTGTTATGATTTGACATTGATTGATCTTGCAAAAACTCATTGTGCATTGTCTGAACAGTGCGGACAGGCTTAGTTTTCTGTGGTTGTACTGGAGATGGTTTTCTGAAACCAGGATTCAGAATCTTTTGTCTATTTGTATTTGTCAGAGATGGTGCATTAGATTTCTTAGTGATAACATGCAGCCCATCAGATCTTTGTTGTATTTGGTAGTGAACATCACCATCTTCACTTTCATCATCATATGAAACACCTTCCTGCTTCACattagatttttctttttcttcatcagAGTCCTCAATAATACCATCTCGCTTAGATGCAAGTTTATGGTTTGTCTTTAAATGTGCAATTAGATTAGATTCACGTTGGAAAACTTTCAAACAATATATGCATTGTTGATTTGCTTTCCTGTCACTAAATTTGTGGCCAGTTTTCTGGATGTGTTGGAGCAGTTTATTATAGGTATGAAAACTCTGAATGCAAACATTACAACGGAACTGTTTAGTTTCCTGACTGTGTTGTGCCATTTTATGTTTCACAAGGTATCCTTCAGTGACAGCAACAAAATCACAATAATTGCATTTAGGGAAACTAAAATGTGGTGGTGGTTGCACCCCGTGTTTAGTGTAGCAATGGTGGACCATGAAGTTTCTCTTATAGGACTTAAAACCACAGTATTCACAAATTGTAGGTATACATTTCTCATTATGAATTTCAACAAGATGTCTGCGGAATTTGTAATAAGATGTAAAATGGAGTGCTCGTCCTGGAGTTCCACATATGAGACAAATCCATGGgccttttatattttcagcACCCATTGCAATAAGTTTTGCAGCTTCCTTTGAATCTATTACATCAGTTTCATAAGTATAGTCTCTGTCTGGTGGCTCGGGCtttacttctttttcttttataaagcTTGACAGTTtatcttttttcatttttgatGATGATGGTGTATTCAATATCTTCAATTTAATGTTCTTGTTAGACTTTACTAAATGGGGATATTTCTTCAACACTTCACTGATAATTTTGGCATGATCAATAttgcttgtttgtttatcACCCTTTGTTTCAATAACAACTTTTGCAGTTTCATTGCTGTCAAGCATTTGGTCAAATAGTTGATTAGTATCTTTTGGAGATTCATTCAAATTGGCTGGGAACATATCTGATTCATCACGTACAGTTGTTTCAGCTACGTCATCCTCAAAAAGAGTGTCCGATTTGATTTTCTTACATTCAACAATCTCCATGGTAGCAGTCTTCATCAGTTTTTTATGAAGTTGTGAATCTTTTTTGGAAGGATAATGTTTAGTAGTTTCTGGGTGCACCATCAATGGTGCTGAGGTGTATGAAATGTTGCTAAAAGAATtctcaaaaatattgtcagTGTCTAATGCTTCTGGTAACTCGTACCTTGTAGGCCGTGGTtcttttagttttcttttgttattttgtataacttcaaTTGGTGACAGTGCTCTATGAGGACTTTTACTTCCGGACGGTGAAACCTGTACTTGTGGAGACAGAGTTTTAACTTTGGATTTAGGAGTACTGGCATTTTGGAAAGCATTGCTGTAAGAACGCTTGTGAGAAACAGGTGTGATGTGGGATGGGGATGGAGTGTGCCTCAATTGTTTGACAGAGTCCATTCTACTGTTACGTCTTTGACTGTTAATGAAACCTTGAGATGTTGTTCTTTTAGCTGCAGCTCTCATTCTGTGAGCGTCTAGCAGTTTAGATAAAACAGGCATGTTCATTACAAGTGATGTTTGATAGAATTTTTCGAGCATGTCCATCCTGAACTCCAGCTGTCCTGTGTACATGAAATTCACAATAGGCACGACTACGTCGGCCTGCAGGTCGTCTGGCATTACCAAGCATTCTTCATACATTTCACATGTCCTCTCCAGAAGCTCAAAATACTCAGTGCAGGCACTGAGCACAAGCCTATGTACTTTGAGCTGAGCATTGTCCTGGAATTGTAGCGTCAGGTCACAATAGTCGGTGCGGTTGAAGAAGTGCTTCAAACGCtgtagaaaatatattcccCAATTGTCAACTTTCACTTGCTTGATTTCCGACATGGCGATGGCAATCAGAACATATTATTGGATAAACGGTTGCATTTTTCCACACTGAAAAAGAAGATTGTTTTCATTAATAACTGTATCTCAAAtcatttaagtatattatactGATATGAGCATTTATTGATCGAATATTTCGTTGTTCGCGATGTGGTCTTTACACTTGTcacttgtatttattttaaatactgtaaattaaattttccgcCACtcttatattgtttatatctAAAACTTACGAATAAAATGCGGGCACTACTTAGTATTTCAATAACTCTTCGatagaaacaaaattttacaccAAATTCGACTGAAGTTGACGCCTGTCTCGCAAGATGGCGTAGATGAGTTGTTCCATTTCGCGGAGTGACGCGCTTTCTGCTGGGGTCGTTGGCTTTGCTATTTAATCAATAGTGGAACTATTTaaacgaataaaattataaagtcacAAATAGCGATTGTTCTTTGgtgtaaagtttaaataattatgtatgtttaaagaaaatattaatatgtatattaaattttatatattacttgttaacaaaatattagatCAATACTTGCTTGCGCATAATGCGCTAGTGCTGACATCTACGTCGGGTAAAATGTATGAATAACTATTGATTGGACGCGTTCTAATTTTACGCTTTGGAATGTAACTTAGGGCAAGATGAGTATGacgcataaaataaaacggtACTTTGGTCTATTTAATGCGAACGTCTAGTAAAAACAATAGATGGCTCTCGTagtattattgatttttattttcccgGCAACATAAAAGTAAGATCATGATGTTAGTAGAGGTGAATATGTAATGTAAGTAGGTGAAAGTCATgactaaaaaattaattattgtgtttAGTCTACACGATCAACCACGGCTTGCAATGgcttaacatttttatcagaAATTGCTGcgttgtggttcccggaactttAGATTAGAACCTCTCGATCTCcttctcatggatgtcataaaaggcgactaagggaaaggctgctacatttggggttcttcttgtaggcgataggatactgtttcaatatcaatttcatcattaagtcatacagctgaacgtgtccttacagttcaagactgttgacttttacccggcaagggatatacacgtgactatatgtatctatgtatgtggtacctaataggctatttgactgtaataaaaatatacatttcttttatgtcatcagtcttaatattatttttttggagcgatttgtaataacgcgagaaaaaaatattgcattattttaacaaaatccgtctcagaaaattaggcttttttatgcagctgtcacgtgactaaaaacgaacgtgattggctatttctattatgacgtcaattatccataaacagactgtggatcgtactgTTCCTTAGTaattgctattatttttcaagattttataagtgtttgatcgctcaggattactcagataacataggtatttaataatggaaaccaatttcgcgaaagctgacagtcgaaacctaccaaaagacTTTTGGTAGGTATAATACCCTATAATGGTtggcgtcttcttcaaagacaatccagatttctatgctgccgaactgaggaatgtgaaaacatcaatgtaagtatatcttggtaaccactgatcttagatcatgatctgaaaccacttcttgcgaatattcaaatccataggcatagaaaaaaacgatttcgtaggagatttttattgttgtattagtgcattgaggcactgcacaacatttataggaactcattttaaaaattttcacacatatgacgtggcacaagttaaataaaacaagagaaaatcaaaacttttcgaaacacctacaagctttgtatgatatttacacgaaatttacgtcactgcatgccatggctgccatattgctaaaagtcgcgttttggcggcatatttgaatattgcattttctttttcgattttttaataaaatagctgtaataaaggcagaaaagtatttttgtagggctccttataaacaaataaatagcctaagatagtttttagaactttgtcaaatagcctattgttaTATTAAGTATTGTCATAGTAAGTTATTTCAACCAAATACATAACTACATAAGAATTCGCTAGTAATGGGTGTTCTTTCCTGTGCCTAATGGAATTTCAGgaatttctctttttcttaCGAGATGAACCCGTACAATAAGTTAACTTAGGAACCGAACACCTTGGTAAACCACTTTGCTGTTCCACGGTTCAGAAAGGCCATAGATTTAACCAGCCAGTTTCCTTCACTTCTACGTTGTTTATGACTTATgataaactagcttttacccgcagcttcgcccgcgttaaaatttagcgccatctacaaaaagcgacaaatttaacgccacctacaaaaagcgacaaatttaacgccatctacaaaaaatcGACGAAATTAGCACCACATACAAAagccaataaaattaaacgccACTAACAAAAAGCGTCGAATTTAATGCTACCTATTAAAGCATAcatgtttttcgcaaatcccatgaGATCTATCGTTTTTATCGGGTTAAGAGGTATACGGGATATTAATTCAGTGGATAAGAAGAggtacaacaaaaataaatatactttcgCATAACTAGGGGACTCATCAACACTGTAAGTCTTTGACAGTTGGATTCCGCATGAGAATGAGGAATCGAGGGTTCACTTCATGTGGAACTTTCTTTgtttgacctgggtcttggatgtttatctatataattaatgattataacacaagtctcgaacttacttcgaggctaactcaatctgtgtaatctgtcccgtatatacatacatacatatagtcacgtctatatcccttacggggtagacagagccaatagtcccgaaaagactgaatggccacattcagctgctcggcttaatgatggaattgagatctaaatagtgacaggttgctagtccatcgcctaaaaaaagaatcacaagtatgtaagcctatcccttagtcgccttttacgacatccatgggaaagaaatggagtggtcctattcttttttgtattggtgccgggaaccacacggcaccgtccGTCACacgtcccgtatatatttatttatttatcaattaatattcttctacttttaggctttagtcccggttgcatcctcttcactctggagaggagtccggggtaTATCTTTAaccgtggatcctggattgggtgagtcaggtttttacacgaagcgactcccatctgacctccgcaatcattgcaggtaaacctaacccgtattgggtCGATCATCGTTAGATacacaataattaataatattatcgtGTGGTTAATTTACACGTTCAGGCAGAACGTGTAGATTaacctcacgatattttcccccgccataggtacataacttcgaaaatagtcattggtacatggccgagatgGGATTCGAAGCCGCATCACGTATTTTAACCGagcaccttaccaattcgaccaccgacactTTTGCTCACCCAATCAATTCATATTGTCATCAGCTTGTTAGATTTTgaaacataaaacataaaatcacgcctctttcccggaggggtaggcagagactacctctttccacttgtaacgatctctgcatacttccttcgcttcatcatgttatatttttaattggtatAAAAGCAGATAAGCTTCCATTCTAAGCAGAACCCTGTTGATCCTCACCGCCATAATGTTGGGAGCTCATCTTAAATTCTTTATAACTATcaactttttt from Amyelois transitella isolate CPQ chromosome 16, ilAmyTran1.1, whole genome shotgun sequence carries:
- the LOC106129088 gene encoding uncharacterized protein LOC106129088; protein product: MSEIKQVKVDNWGIYFLQRLKHFFNRTDYCDLTLQFQDNAQLKVHRLVLSACTEYFELLERTCEMYEECLVMPDDLQADVVVPIVNFMYTGQLEFRMDMLEKFYQTSLVMNMPVLSKLLDAHRMRAAAKRTTSQGFINSQRRNSRMDSVKQLRHTPSPSHITPVSHKRSYSNAFQNASTPKSKVKTLSPQVQVSPSGSKSPHRALSPIEVIQNNKRKLKEPRPTRYELPEALDTDNIFENSFSNISYTSAPLMVHPETTKHYPSKKDSQLHKKLMKTATMEIVECKKIKSDTLFEDDVAETTVRDESDMFPANLNESPKDTNQLFDQMLDSNETAKVVIETKGDKQTSNIDHAKIISEVLKKYPHLVKSNKNIKLKILNTPSSSKMKKDKLSSFIKEKEVKPEPPDRDYTYETDVIDSKEAAKLIAMGAENIKGPWICLICGTPGRALHFTSYYKFRRHLVEIHNEKCIPTICEYCGFKSYKRNFMVHHCYTKHGVQPPPHFSFPKCNYCDFVAVTEGYLVKHKMAQHSQETKQFRCNVCIQSFHTYNKLLQHIQKTGHKFSDRKANQQCIYCLKVFQRESNLIAHLKTNHKLASKRDGIIEDSDEEKEKSNVKQEGVSYDDESEDGDVHYQIQQRSDGLHVITKKSNAPSLTNTNRQKILNPGFRKPSPVQPQKTKPVRTVQTMHNEFLQDQSMSNHNTVINNENVIEIDNVEYVMRDNELIPRKTRNEFVIPDMIDQEQSYDSITPSTSMEFANIQSTENAQQIKMIVKKSNSNQPIQIVVSNEEEYKALMSSNHSIIFDDDDTNKTLTMMTDSQNTTLDTSAIDLESTQSNDMMIIQDDYPLNVSEAVPTDNNIVVVYSHAVGQISDPNKQYQIITSQDIGAQFIQSSAMITQNFETVTTSTPVMSANVINAEIHETWQNDEQPNMENQHLDVTSNVKLESMSTNKDASESLEQLPEVEINTVHKETPTEPKVHESVVLQSNINVEELNQDAPDQSVTENSESVAGFAITPMDTDDPCSMTPNKEVVSTEFIIAKDEIGITPISENNLIQVQSEPSMPQTNIASQEELSEAQELIENPEAHDKPVGNNCDESDEQMVETQPDGITTSVCDSEETVTISKDDIAQTYTGNTTNLKPVVIKVTKEQIQSLTSEWSDDEYEVPEDSTVLKETPTSITQKITLEAEPKEIEESIENIQQEVDKSLTQADESMDSTLNDSASSELKDADATIIPQEPPVPEKLSSLLNDWEDNDSQDENNESENVIEGVTEMANTEVIIAQAENGDVIETDAETNLIDMPCHVAENVEELEQDATAVTKKDDKIKSLVSDWDDDEEEKE